The genomic segment GGGGGGCAGGGAAAGACGTGGAAGCCGGTACGGTACGACCCGCGCGTCGCGAGGGTCAAGCCGTCCGCGGCGCTGGCCTCGTTCCGTTCAGCCCGCGCAGGCCGCGGCGGTCACGGTCTCCGATAGGGGCCGTCCTGCGCCACGTCCGGAGGCAGCCGGCTCGCAAAATCGCGCAGGTGCTGCATGAGCGGAGCGGACTCCGCCGGGTCGACGGCGTACCAGGCGACCCGGGCGCTCCCGCACACCACGTTGCGCGCGATCGTCCACTCGCCGGCCGGCATCCACTCCCGCGGCACCCCTCCCATCCTGGCGAACCATTCGTCGTAGACCACGGCCACCTTGACGCCGCGCTCCTTCGCCAGGTCGTGAATGGCCTGGCGGTCCCACGTGCGGCTCAGCTTGCGCCGGCCGACGTCGAGGTCGGCGAGTCCGAACAAATCGAGTATGCGCGCCTCGCCGAGAAACGCGATCGCGCCGACGTCGTTGGCCGCCACGCCGGCGCCCGGATAATAGCGCGCGAGGAACGTGCCCATCTGGTATTGCTGGTCGTGGATGTTCTTGCTCGCGAGCGGCGTCTTGCGCAGCGCCGCGACCCCGCGATGAGCGAGCGGGAGGACCGCCAGCACGAGTGCTGCCAGGCAGAGCGCGCGCCATGCGAGCGGGCCCTGCGGCCGCCACAATCGCCCTCTCATGTCGTCGAGCCCGATCGCGATCACGACCACGCCCATGAAGACGAGATAGGCCTCGTAGCGAAAGAGCCAGCCGATCCGGGCCAACCCGAGATGGAGCACGGCGGCGCCGAGGAACATGCCGAGAGCGACCTGGGACCACGTCCATCGCCGTCCGGCACGGTCGGCGAGAATCATCAGCACGCCCGCGCCCGCCATCAGCACCATGAGATGAGGTGACCGGAACAGTGCGCCAAACGCGGTTTCGGTGGTGAAGTCAGCCGACGCGCCGCTCGGGATGTTCGCCTTGAGGAGCACGGAGTTGGGAAAGAAGTACCACCCGTGCGCCATGGACCAGAGTCCATAGGCCACGACCGGCGCCACGGCTGCCAGGCCGAGCACGATGGCGAAGCGCAGCGATCCGCGAACCGCGAAGAGCAGGCACGCGCAGCCGACGAGCAGCAGACTCTCGTAACGCACGCCTCCGAGCAGGAAGGCGAGTGCAATGAGCCGCATCCGGTTGCCCATGTGGGTCGGCGCTCCCGAGAGCTGGTCCGCGCACTCTGCCAGGAACGCCAGCGCGAGCGCGGTCTGGAGCGCGTGCTCGAGCCCCGAGAGGCTCAGCGTCGCAAGCGGAGCGGAGACGATCGCCAGCACCAGGGCGATCCACACCAGATCCGGAGTCGTGGCGTGCTGCCTCAGGGCTCGATAGGCGATGACGACCGCGGCCAGGCCGAACAAGGTGGCAAGGAGCAGCGGCGCTTCGTCGCCGGTCCCGAAGACTCCCATCCACGCCGACAACAGCAGCGTCCAGAGCGGCGACGATGAGCTCGAAGCGAAGTGGTCGGCGCTGATGCCCCATCCCTGTCCCTGGGCGAAGTGCTTGGCCATCGCCAGATGGATGTAGGTGTCGTCCAGCGGGTAGGTGAAGCTGCCGCCGGCGTAGCGCACGGCCAGCTGGTGCAGTCCCGCGAGCAGCACCAGAAAGAAGGTAAGCGCGGCGACCAGCGCGCCGTGCCCGCGGCCTTGGATCATCGAATCAGCGCGCGAGCTGCCGATGGCGGAAGCATTCGACCATGTGATCGTTCACCATGCCGGCGGCCTGCATGTAGGCGTAGCAGATCGTCGAGCCCACGAAGGTGAACCCGCGCCGTTTGAGGTCCTTGCTCATCGCGTCGGACTCGGCGCTCTTGGCGGGAATCCGGCCCAAGGTCTTCCAGGCGTTCTGCTTCGTCCGGCCGTCGACGAACGTCCAGATGTAGTCGTCGAAGCTGCCCACGTCCTCCTGGACCTTCAGGAACGCGCGCGCGTTCTTGATGGCGCCCTCGACCTTGAGCCGGTTGCGGATGATCCCGGGGTCGGCGAGCAGGGTGCGCACCTTGCGTCCGTCGAAGCGCGCCACCTTGGCGGGATCGAAGCCAGCGAACGCGCGCCGATAAGCCTCGCGCTTGTGGAGCACCGTGCGCCACGACAGCCCCGCCTGGGCGCCGTCCAGCACCAGGAATTCATAGTGCTTGCGGTCGTCGTGGACCGGCACTCCCCACTCCCGATCGTGGTACTGGATCATCAGCTCGTCACTGCCTGGCCATGCGCATCGCGTGCGGGAAGAAGCGGCCGGCTTGGATCGGACTGGCATGGCGCGAGACTAACCGGCGACCTCCGAACGCGGCAAGGTGTCGGCTTCTTGGAAATCTCCTGACTCTTGGCCGCTTGCGGTGAATCAGAATCCGAGGCCACGATTCGTTGATTCCCACGTTCATCACGAAGGAGCGTCCCATGGACAAGAGCAAGGATCTCGTTCTCGTGACGGGAGCGACCGGCAAGCAGGGCGGAGCGGTCGCGCACGAGCTGCTGCAGAAGGGATACAAGGTGCGCGCGATGACCCGGCAACCGGAGAGCGACGCTGCCAGGGCCCTCGCGAAAGCCGGCGCGGAGGTGGTCGCCGGCGACCTGGATGACGAAAAGTCGATCGCCAAGGCGCTTTCGGGAGCGTGGGGCGCGTTCGCCGTCCAGAACACTTGGGAACATGGAGTCGAGAAGGAAGAGGTGCAAGGCAAGCGGTTCGCGAAGGCCGCGAAGGACGCCGGCATCCGGCACGTCGTCTACACGTCAGTCGCTTCCGCCCATCGTAAGACCGGGATCCCGCACTTCGAGAACAAGTGGCGGGTCGAAGAGACGACACGCGGTCTGGGATTCCCGTCCTGGACGATCATCCGCCCGGTCTTCTTCATGGAGAACTTGCTGAGTCCTGGGTTCCTGCCCGCGATCCAGCAGGGCCGTCTCGAGGTCGCGCTCGAGCGGGACACCCCGCTCCAGATGATCGCCGTTCGCGACATCGGCAAGCACGGCTTGCGCGCCTTCGAGAAGCACACCGAGCTCAACGGGAAGGCGTACGACCTGGCGGGCGACGAGCTCACGATGCCCCAGGTCGCGGAAGTCTTGAGCCAGGTGATCGGACACAAGGTCGACTTCGTCCAGTTGCGGATCGAGGACGTGCGGAAGTTCAGCGAGGAATACGCGATCATGCTCGAATGGTTCGACCGCGTGGGCTATGACGTCGACATCCCGCGTCTCGAGAAGGAGACCGGCATCCAGGGAACGCGGTTCAGGGAGTGGGCGCAGCAGGCCGACTGGGCCACGCTCCACGCGGCTCGATGAGTTTGTAACTCCTTGCTCTCCCGGGGAGAGTCATTGCACAGCAAACGGGGCCCTCGTCCGACGGGGGTCCCGTTCAGTTCCTCCCACTAGAAGCGGAAGTCGAGGCTCACCGTCATCAGGTTCACCGGGAGCTCGTCGTCGTCCACCGTGCCGTGAGCGAACTCGGTGCGCACCCAGAAGTAGTGCCGATTGTAGATGTCGTATTCGAGGCCGACTCCGTACATGAAGTCGCTGCCCGAGTCCTCACTGCCTTCCGAGTCGATGCCGTTCTCGGTGAAGCTCTCCTCGGTGGTCCAGCTCAGCATGCCCACCCGCGCGAGGAGGACCCATCGGTCCTGGACCGGGTACCGGCCGATCGCCGAATAGAACCATCCGTCGGCCTGGACCCTGGCGGAGACATCGCCGGCCGCCCATGAAGGGCCTCCGCTCGACTGCGCGCTGAACTCCACCTCTCCCAGGGCGAGATGGCCGAACTCGACGCCGATGAACTTGCCCAGGAACCCCGCGCGGAATTCCCGCACGGTGCTCGATCCATCGTCGTCGACGCTGCTGAGCGAGCCATCGTCGTTCGCGTCGACGTGTCCCGAGTAGAACGAAGCGCCCAGGCCTGCTCCCACGACGAACTCTCCGTACTTGTGCCAGGGCCGCGGCGTGGGCGTGCCGCCGGGCGCGAACGGCAACAGAGGTTTCCTGGCGCCGGTTCCGTCCTCGGCCAAGGAGTGTGTTGGAAGCGCGGCCATCCAGGCCAGAACCGCCAGTCCTAGAGTGAGGAACGATGAGCGGGAGCGGAGCGGCATGAAAGACCTCCGGCGTTCCGAGGGATGATTCGGGGCGATCGCGAACAGGATGCCGCACTTCCAGGCTTGCGGGACCGAGCCATGTCCCAGCGCGGAAGATCGGAACTCGACCGCGTCAATTCAGCGGTCGAACAACTCGCCGGATCTACTCGCCGACGATCTGCGTGAGCGCCCGGGGCACGACGCCCTTCTCCTGCGCCGCCTTCGCCACCTTCACGGGAATCAGCTTGGCGAACGCCTCGTCGTAGCGCCAGCGCCGCCATTCGCCCTCGAGACGAATGGTGATGTGCTCGCCTTCGATCCGGATCGGCAGCCCGCGACGTTTCGCCTCCGCGCCCACGAACGGCGCCAGATCCTTGGTCCATTCCTCGGGAGTGATCGCCGAGAGCACGTTGCCGTGGTACTGGGCGGGAT from the Candidatus Eisenbacteria bacterium genome contains:
- a CDS encoding DNA-3-methyladenine glycosylase I — encoded protein: MPVRSKPAASSRTRCAWPGSDELMIQYHDREWGVPVHDDRKHYEFLVLDGAQAGLSWRTVLHKREAYRRAFAGFDPAKVARFDGRKVRTLLADPGIIRNRLKVEGAIKNARAFLKVQEDVGSFDDYIWTFVDGRTKQNAWKTLGRIPAKSAESDAMSKDLKRRGFTFVGSTICYAYMQAAGMVNDHMVECFRHRQLAR
- a CDS encoding NmrA/HSCARG family protein; translated protein: MDKSKDLVLVTGATGKQGGAVAHELLQKGYKVRAMTRQPESDAARALAKAGAEVVAGDLDDEKSIAKALSGAWGAFAVQNTWEHGVEKEEVQGKRFAKAAKDAGIRHVVYTSVASAHRKTGIPHFENKWRVEETTRGLGFPSWTIIRPVFFMENLLSPGFLPAIQQGRLEVALERDTPLQMIAVRDIGKHGLRAFEKHTELNGKAYDLAGDELTMPQVAEVLSQVIGHKVDFVQLRIEDVRKFSEEYAIMLEWFDRVGYDVDIPRLEKETGIQGTRFREWAQQADWATLHAAR
- a CDS encoding outer membrane beta-barrel protein, producing MPLRSRSSFLTLGLAVLAWMAALPTHSLAEDGTGARKPLLPFAPGGTPTPRPWHKYGEFVVGAGLGASFYSGHVDANDDGSLSSVDDDGSSTVREFRAGFLGKFIGVEFGHLALGEVEFSAQSSGGPSWAAGDVSARVQADGWFYSAIGRYPVQDRWVLLARVGMLSWTTEESFTENGIDSEGSEDSGSDFMYGVGLEYDIYNRHYFWVRTEFAHGTVDDDELPVNLMTVSLDFRF